The proteins below come from a single Panicum hallii strain FIL2 chromosome 7, PHallii_v3.1, whole genome shotgun sequence genomic window:
- the LOC112901400 gene encoding eukaryotic translation initiation factor 3 subunit H encodes MANPAAPGGARSFLQAVSKVTEEAPTPLRVVQMEGLAVLKIIKHCEEFAPALVTGQLLGLDVGSVLEVTNCFPFPIREEDDEADADGANYQLEMMRCLREVNVDNNTIGWYQSCLLGSFQTVELIETFMNYQESIRRCVCIVYDPSRSSQGVLALKALKLTDSFMDLYRNNGLTGEKLREKKLSWVDIFEEIPIKVSNSALVSAFMKELEPESPVTQCDFDRLKLSTAPFMERNLEFLIGCMDDLSSEQNKFQYYYRNLSRQQSQQQAWLQKRRQENMARKAAGEEPLPEEDPSNPIFKPIPEPSRLEGYLVTNQISSYCNHINGVAGQNFNRLYLMKALHED; translated from the exons ATGGCGAATC CAGCGGCGCCGGGAGGAGCGAGGTCGTTCCTGCAGGCCGTGTCGAAGGTCACCGAGGAGGCGCCGACGCCGCTCCGCGTCGTCCAGATGGAAGGCCTG GCCGTACTGAAGATCATTAAGCACTGTGAGGAGTTTGCACCTGCTCTGGTTACAGGTCAACTGCTTGGTTTGGATGTTGGCAGTGTTCTGGAAGTGACCAACTGTTTCCCCTTCCCT ATCAGAGAAGAGGATGATGAAGCAGATGCTGATGGTGCAAATTACCAGCTTGAGATGATGAGGTGCTTGCGAGAAGTTAATGTTGACAATAATACTATTGGATG GTATCAATCTTGCTTGCTTGGATCTTTTCAAACTGTGGAACTGATTGAAACATTTATGAACTATCAG GAGAGTATCAGGAGATGTGTATGCATTGTCTATGATCCATCTAGGTCTAGCCAAGGAGTGCTAGCTCTCAAAGCCCTGAAGCTTACAGACTCATTTATGGATCTTTACCGTAACAATGGTTTAACTGGAGAGAA GTTAAGAGAGAAGAAATTATCGTGGGTTGATATTTTTGAGGAGATACCG ATTAAAGTTTCCAACTCGGCGCTTGTCAGTGCCTTCATGAAGGAGCTGGAACCTGAGTCTCCTGTTACTCAG TGTGACTTCGACAGACTTAAATTGTCTACTGCTCCCTTTATGGAAAGGAACTTGGAATTCCTAATTGGGTGCATGGATGATCTTTCATCAGAGCAGAACAAG TTCCAATATTATTACCGCAACCTCTCAAGACAGCAGTCACAGCAGCAGGCATGGCTTCAAAAGAGAAG GCAAGAAAACATGGCAAGAAAAGCTGCTGGTGAGGAGCCATTACCAGAAGAAGATCCTTCCAACCCTATTTTCAAGCCTATTCCTGAGCCATCACGATTGGAGGGCTATCTTGTTACCAATCAGATCTCCAGTTACTGCAACCATATCAATGG